In a genomic window of Tissierella sp. Yu-01:
- the murJ gene encoding murein biosynthesis integral membrane protein MurJ gives MTRKQQVAKSAAVIAIFTLMSKGLGFIREVMIASRFGSGMETDTYFVAMTATVMIMSILGSAMNTTLIPIFSEIGEKRGKEGRLRYLNSILNIIFFITLILAILAFVLSPLTIKILAKGFEGEQFRLAVNLNRIGLPIIIFLGFTHVLSGFLHSSQIFGPHAIMGIPYNAVFLVYLFFSTKNPDINMLMLISVIASATQFLIQIPAVKHLGFRYTLNVSLRDPYLRKALFLVFPVLIGSAVQQINVIIDKTLASELVEGSISALSYASRINDLIISVFIAAITTVVFPMLSKAFSKNDTNEVVNILNQGVNIIFIITVPATIGILILAYPMVQLFFQRGAFNNNAAMMTSGALTYYSIGLVATALRLMLNKVFYSLQDTKTPMLNGGIAVLINIVLNLILIKSMEHRGLALATSISAIITTILLFIDLRIKLGPLGISRMITVFIKTLLASVVMGFVVHLIYYELGGLLPQIKALQAALLLGSVALGVIVYFFTLILLRVKELRFIGKTIRRK, from the coding sequence ATGACAAGAAAACAACAGGTGGCCAAATCTGCAGCAGTGATTGCCATTTTCACACTTATGAGTAAAGGACTTGGATTTATAAGAGAGGTTATGATAGCATCAAGATTTGGCTCTGGTATGGAAACAGATACATATTTTGTTGCTATGACAGCAACGGTAATGATAATGAGTATTCTGGGTTCTGCTATGAACACCACCTTAATTCCAATATTCTCCGAAATAGGAGAGAAAAGGGGTAAGGAAGGGAGACTAAGATATTTAAATAGTATTTTAAATATTATATTTTTTATTACCTTAATTTTAGCTATATTGGCTTTTGTGCTATCACCGTTGACAATAAAAATACTTGCAAAGGGTTTTGAAGGTGAGCAATTCCGATTAGCAGTTAATCTTAATAGAATTGGATTGCCTATAATAATTTTCCTAGGTTTTACACATGTCCTATCAGGATTTTTACATTCTTCACAAATATTTGGACCACATGCAATTATGGGAATTCCATATAATGCTGTATTTTTAGTATATTTATTTTTCTCTACAAAGAACCCTGATATAAATATGCTAATGCTTATTAGTGTTATAGCTTCAGCAACACAATTTCTAATTCAGATTCCAGCTGTTAAACACTTAGGATTTAGATATACTTTAAATGTAAGTTTAAGGGATCCATATTTAAGAAAAGCATTATTTTTAGTTTTTCCAGTTTTGATAGGATCTGCAGTTCAACAAATAAATGTGATAATAGATAAAACATTAGCTTCTGAGCTAGTTGAGGGTAGTATTTCCGCATTATCATACGCATCTAGAATCAATGATTTAATAATCAGTGTATTTATTGCTGCTATAACTACTGTTGTATTTCCAATGTTATCAAAGGCATTTTCAAAGAACGATACTAATGAAGTTGTAAATATATTAAATCAAGGTGTAAATATAATTTTCATTATTACTGTTCCAGCTACTATAGGTATATTGATACTTGCATATCCAATGGTTCAATTATTCTTTCAAAGAGGAGCTTTTAATAATAATGCAGCAATGATGACCAGTGGAGCACTTACATACTATTCTATTGGGTTAGTAGCCACTGCTCTTAGGCTAATGTTAAATAAAGTCTTCTATTCCTTACAAGACACCAAAACACCTATGTTAAATGGAGGAATAGCTGTATTGATAAATATTGTATTAAATCTAATATTGATAAAGTCAATGGAGCATAGGGGTTTGGCCTTGGCAACAAGTATATCAGCTATAATTACTACCATTTTGTTGTTTATAGACTTAAGAATCAAGTTAGGACCATTGGGAATTAGCAGAATGATTACGGTATTCATTAAAACCCTTCTAGCATCGGTTGTGATGGGTTTTGTTGTACATTTGATATATTATGAGTTGGGAGGGTTATTACCTCAAATTAAGGCCTTACAGGCGGCTCTTTTATTAGGATCTGTTGCATTAGGTGTTATAGTATATTTCTTTACGTTAATTCTTTTAAGAGTGAAGGAATTAAGATTTATAGGAAAGACCATTAGAAGAAAGTGA
- a CDS encoding oligopeptide/dipeptide ABC transporter ATP-binding protein translates to MVEPLISAKNIKKHFSVGSGMLKAVDGISFDIYPGETFGLVGESGCGKSTAGRTIIRLYEPTDGELYFNGKNVYKLSRHEMQEVRKDFQMIFQDPYASLNPRMTVEEIVAESLDIHKAYKTHKERHDRVIELLDLVGLSEEHADRFPHEFSGGQRQRVGIARALAMNPKFIVCDEPISALDVSIQAQVVNLLKELQEKLGLTYLFIAHDLSMVRYISDRVGVMYLGHMMELASSEELYDNPIHPYTQALLSAIPIPDPEIQRSKHRIMLEGDVPSPIDPKPGCRFVDRCIYAVDKCRQVTPEFLEVKKDHFVACHRADEIIEGTAKPTK, encoded by the coding sequence ATGGTAGAACCTTTGATATCCGCAAAAAATATTAAGAAGCATTTTAGCGTCGGTTCCGGAATGCTTAAGGCAGTTGACGGTATCAGCTTTGATATATACCCTGGAGAAACCTTTGGACTAGTAGGTGAATCAGGTTGCGGTAAATCTACTGCTGGAAGAACTATTATTAGATTATATGAACCTACAGATGGAGAATTATACTTCAACGGGAAAAATGTCTATAAATTATCTCGTCATGAAATGCAAGAGGTAAGAAAAGACTTCCAGATGATATTCCAGGACCCTTATGCATCACTAAATCCAAGGATGACAGTTGAAGAAATCGTGGCTGAATCCTTAGATATTCACAAAGCATATAAGACACATAAGGAAAGACATGATAGGGTTATTGAATTACTTGATTTAGTAGGATTAAGTGAGGAGCACGCAGATAGATTCCCACACGAATTCTCTGGTGGACAAAGACAAAGAGTTGGTATAGCAAGAGCATTAGCTATGAATCCAAAATTTATAGTTTGTGATGAGCCTATATCAGCATTAGACGTATCCATTCAAGCTCAGGTAGTTAATCTACTAAAGGAATTACAGGAAAAATTGGGATTAACATATTTATTTATTGCCCATGACCTATCCATGGTAAGATATATTTCTGACAGAGTCGGAGTAATGTATCTTGGACATATGATGGAATTGGCAAGCTCTGAAGAACTTTATGATAATCCAATTCATCCATATACCCAAGCACTACTATCAGCTATACCAATACCCGATCCAGAAATACAAAGAAGCAAACACAGAATCATGCTAGAAGGCGATGTACCAAGCCCAATAGACCCAAAACCAGGTTGTAGATTTGTAGACAGGTGTATTTATGCAGTTGATAAGTGTAGACAAGTAACTCCAGAATTCTTAGAAGTTAAGAAAGATCACTTTGTTGCCTGTCACAGAGCTGATGAAATAATTGAAGGAACAGCAAAACCAACAAAATAG
- a CDS encoding ABC transporter ATP-binding protein, with the protein MEKVLEVKDLAVSFKTFFGEVEAVRKISFEVGKKETVAIVGESGCGKSVTANSIMKLLPMPPAFYKGGEILFNGEDIVKKTEREMQEIRGNQISMVFQDPMTSLNPTMKVGKQIVEGIIKHQHLSSEEAKKKAIEMLELVSVPQPEKRVNQYPHEFSGGMRQRVMIALAMVSTPQLLIADEPTTALDVTVQAQILELMKDLQEKLDMSIIIITHDLGVVADMSDKVIVMYAGQIVEQGLTDEIFNNPKHPYTRKLLASVPRLDMNRDESLHSIEGTPPDLYIPPKGCPFYDRCDFAMKVCKDNMPDEENHSNSHYSRCWLNHPLAQAANEGSEK; encoded by the coding sequence ATGGAAAAAGTATTAGAGGTTAAAGATTTAGCCGTATCCTTCAAGACTTTCTTCGGAGAGGTTGAAGCAGTACGTAAAATTAGCTTCGAAGTAGGCAAAAAAGAAACAGTAGCCATTGTAGGAGAATCAGGATGTGGAAAAAGCGTTACTGCAAACTCTATAATGAAACTTCTTCCAATGCCACCTGCATTCTATAAAGGTGGAGAAATCTTATTTAATGGTGAAGATATAGTTAAGAAAACAGAAAGGGAAATGCAAGAGATTCGCGGAAACCAAATATCAATGGTATTCCAGGATCCAATGACTTCCCTAAATCCAACAATGAAAGTTGGAAAACAAATTGTTGAAGGAATAATAAAACATCAACATTTAAGTAGCGAAGAAGCGAAGAAAAAAGCAATTGAGATGCTTGAATTAGTATCAGTACCTCAACCAGAAAAAAGGGTTAACCAATATCCTCATGAGTTCTCTGGTGGTATGAGACAAAGAGTTATGATTGCATTAGCAATGGTTTCAACTCCTCAGCTATTAATAGCAGACGAACCAACTACTGCCCTTGATGTAACTGTACAAGCTCAGATTCTAGAACTTATGAAAGATTTACAGGAAAAGCTGGACATGTCAATTATAATTATCACTCATGATTTAGGTGTTGTAGCTGATATGAGTGATAAAGTTATAGTAATGTATGCAGGACAAATCGTTGAACAAGGTTTAACAGATGAAATTTTCAATAATCCTAAGCATCCATACACTAGAAAATTACTAGCAAGTGTACCGCGTTTAGATATGAATAGAGACGAATCACTACACTCTATCGAAGGTACTCCGCCAGACCTTTATATCCCTCCAAAGGGATGTCCATTTTATGATAGATGTGACTTTGCTATGAAGGTTTGCAAGGACAATATGCCAGATGAAGAAAACCATAGCAATTCCCACTATAGCCGCTGCTGGTTGAATCATCCACTAGCACAGGCTGCAAATGAAGGGAGTGAAAAATAA
- a CDS encoding ABC transporter permease: MKTDIQLSKDMFQKADLENRNADKIRRPSIKYWPDVWRRLKQNKLAMVGLAIIIIMVIMSIIGTKINGFEYFEQDYNKINIHPNGEHWFGTDDLGRDLFSRTWLGARYSLIIGILAAAIDFIIGVLYGGIAGMATRKVDAIMMRIAEIIYSVPYLLVVILLSVVFSSVGAGTSMFIMILAMSLTGWVPMAILVRGQVLQLKETEYSLAAESLGATKGWILKKHIIPNTLGPILVNITLTIPRAIFSEATLGFLGLGLQPPKSSLGTLANAGLAGMAVGHSYQIIIPAIFISLIMFAFNVLGDGLRDALDPRLRK, from the coding sequence GTGAAAACGGATATACAATTATCAAAGGATATGTTTCAAAAGGCAGATCTTGAAAATCGTAATGCCGATAAAATAAGACGTCCTAGTATAAAATATTGGCCAGATGTATGGCGTAGACTGAAACAGAATAAACTAGCAATGGTTGGTTTAGCTATTATAATTATAATGGTTATAATGTCAATCATTGGTACTAAGATAAATGGATTTGAATACTTTGAACAAGACTATAATAAGATAAATATTCACCCAAATGGTGAACACTGGTTTGGTACAGATGATTTAGGTAGAGACTTGTTTTCTAGAACTTGGTTAGGTGCAAGATATTCTCTAATAATTGGTATTCTTGCAGCTGCAATAGACTTTATAATCGGTGTATTATACGGTGGTATTGCAGGTATGGCTACAAGAAAAGTAGATGCAATTATGATGCGTATAGCTGAAATTATTTATAGTGTACCTTATTTACTTGTTGTAATACTTCTTTCAGTTGTATTTTCATCAGTAGGTGCAGGTACTTCAATGTTTATAATGATATTAGCAATGAGTTTAACAGGTTGGGTTCCAATGGCAATCTTAGTTAGAGGGCAAGTACTTCAACTAAAAGAGACTGAGTACTCATTAGCAGCTGAATCTCTAGGTGCAACTAAGGGTTGGATATTAAAGAAACACATAATACCTAATACCCTAGGACCTATATTAGTAAACATAACATTGACAATACCTAGAGCAATATTCTCAGAAGCAACACTTGGCTTCTTAGGTTTAGGACTTCAACCGCCTAAATCAAGTCTAGGTACTCTAGCAAATGCTGGTCTTGCAGGTATGGCTGTTGGACATTCTTATCAAATAATCATCCCAGCTATATTCATATCTCTTATAATGTTTGCCTTTAATGTATTAGGAGACGGCTTAAGAGATGCATTAGACCCAAGATTACGTAAATAG
- a CDS encoding ABC transporter permease, with the protein MKRYLLKRLAMSIVTLWAVITITFILMHSVPGNPFAAESKMPKVVYENLQAKYGLDKPLTEQYVIYLGNLLKGDLGDSMKSRVETVNDMIERGFPVSARLGLQALVIAICFGPALGAFAALYQNKFPDYISMIIAIIGISVPSFIMGTVLIQFVARNVEWLPVGGWGEWRHTVLPSIAMAMMPLATMARLMRSSMLEVLGQDYIKTAKSKGITRAAVILKHAVRNAILPVISVLGTTISNLLVGSFVIEKIFGIPGLGMFFIKSINNRDYTLIMGTTIFYAGILIFMLLLVDIAYMFIDPRIKLTKEGR; encoded by the coding sequence ATGAAACGCTACCTTTTAAAGAGATTAGCAATGTCCATCGTAACTCTTTGGGCTGTTATAACCATAACGTTCATTTTAATGCACTCTGTACCAGGTAATCCTTTTGCGGCAGAAAGTAAAATGCCAAAAGTTGTTTATGAAAATCTTCAAGCAAAATATGGACTAGATAAACCTCTTACGGAGCAGTATGTTATCTATTTAGGAAATCTCTTAAAGGGAGATTTAGGTGACTCAATGAAATCAAGGGTTGAAACAGTTAATGACATGATAGAAAGAGGCTTCCCAGTTTCAGCTAGACTTGGACTTCAAGCCTTAGTTATAGCAATATGCTTTGGTCCTGCTTTAGGTGCATTTGCAGCACTTTATCAGAATAAGTTTCCTGATTACATATCGATGATTATTGCCATCATTGGTATTTCTGTACCAAGTTTTATAATGGGCACAGTGCTCATACAATTCGTCGCTAGAAATGTAGAGTGGCTTCCTGTAGGTGGTTGGGGAGAATGGCGACACACTGTATTGCCATCAATCGCAATGGCAATGATGCCTTTAGCAACAATGGCAAGACTTATGCGTTCAAGCATGTTAGAAGTTTTAGGACAAGATTATATTAAAACAGCAAAATCAAAAGGAATAACAAGAGCGGCTGTAATTTTAAAGCACGCCGTAAGAAATGCTATCCTTCCTGTAATATCAGTGTTAGGTACTACAATTTCTAACCTACTAGTAGGTAGTTTTGTAATCGAAAAAATATTTGGTATTCCAGGTCTTGGAATGTTCTTTATAAAATCAATAAATAATAGAGATTATACCTTAATAATGGGTACAACTATCTTCTATGCAGGAATTTTAATTTTCATGCTTTTATTAGTAGACATTGCATACATGTTTATAGACCCAAGAATTAAGCTTACTAAGGAGGGACGTTAG
- a CDS encoding peptide ABC transporter substrate-binding protein — translation MSKKLITLMSLLLVMAIVVTGCSSPAEPEAPAETPGAETPAETPAGEKILRTNNSSEPGSLDPALAQGTHESWILSNTFEGLMTYDAEGNVIPGIAEDYTLSEDNLTYTFTLRDAKWSNGDPVTAHDFEFSWKRALDPDLAADYAFQLYYLKGAEAYNTGEGSVDDVMVKALDDKTLEVTLEAPTGYFLELTAFYTYYPVSKNVVEANPDWAKEPETHIGNGPFKLTTWEHNAYIELAKNENYYAIDQINLDGIHFDIIEDENTAWQKYEGGEYDILATLPQAVAAQMAQENNPELVIGSQVGIYYYNLNSEVVPFNNAKVRNALSMAIDRTTIVERITQGGQLAAEGVVPVGLTDETGAEYRDKVGNLVTEDAAAAKALFEEGLAEEGMTIDQFNNAGFVILFNTLEAHNKIAQAVQEMWRTNLGINVNLENVEFQVKLDREKAGDYQISRGGWIGDYMDPMTILDLWLEGGAFNDAGYANPEYDKLILEAKGTADQDIRFNNMREAEKMLMEDMAVIPIYFYTQPYAVKSNIEGIYKLPIYYPTITYADIK, via the coding sequence ATGAGTAAAAAACTTATTACTTTAATGAGCTTACTTCTAGTAATGGCAATAGTTGTTACTGGATGCTCAAGTCCAGCTGAACCAGAGGCACCAGCTGAAACACCAGGAGCTGAAACACCAGCTGAAACTCCTGCAGGAGAAAAGATTTTAAGAACTAATAACAGTAGTGAACCTGGTTCACTAGACCCAGCATTAGCACAAGGTACACATGAATCATGGATACTTTCAAACACATTTGAAGGTCTTATGACTTATGATGCAGAAGGTAATGTAATTCCAGGTATTGCTGAAGATTATACTCTATCAGAAGATAATTTAACTTACACATTTACACTTCGTGATGCAAAATGGTCAAACGGTGACCCTGTTACAGCACATGACTTTGAATTCTCTTGGAAAAGAGCTTTAGATCCTGACCTAGCTGCTGACTATGCATTCCAATTATACTATCTTAAGGGTGCAGAAGCATATAATACAGGAGAAGGTTCAGTTGATGATGTAATGGTTAAAGCTTTAGATGATAAGACTTTAGAAGTTACTCTAGAAGCTCCAACAGGATACTTCTTAGAATTAACTGCTTTCTATACTTACTATCCAGTAAGCAAGAACGTTGTTGAAGCTAATCCTGATTGGGCAAAAGAACCAGAAACTCATATAGGAAACGGTCCTTTCAAGCTAACAACTTGGGAACACAATGCTTATATTGAACTTGCAAAGAACGAAAATTACTATGCTATAGATCAAATCAATCTTGATGGAATTCATTTTGACATCATAGAAGATGAAAATACTGCATGGCAAAAATATGAAGGTGGAGAATATGACATTCTTGCTACTCTACCACAAGCTGTAGCAGCTCAAATGGCTCAAGAAAATAATCCTGAGCTAGTAATAGGTAGTCAAGTTGGTATTTACTACTACAACTTAAATAGTGAAGTAGTACCTTTCAACAATGCTAAAGTAAGAAATGCATTATCAATGGCTATAGACCGTACAACAATCGTTGAAAGAATAACTCAAGGTGGACAATTAGCAGCTGAAGGTGTTGTTCCAGTAGGATTAACAGATGAAACTGGTGCAGAATACAGAGATAAAGTTGGTAATTTAGTAACTGAAGACGCAGCAGCGGCTAAGGCGTTATTTGAAGAAGGCCTAGCTGAAGAAGGCATGACAATTGATCAATTCAACAATGCTGGCTTTGTAATTCTATTCAACACATTAGAAGCTCATAACAAGATAGCTCAAGCTGTTCAAGAAATGTGGAGAACTAACTTAGGAATTAACGTGAATCTAGAAAATGTTGAGTTCCAAGTTAAACTTGACAGAGAAAAAGCTGGAGATTACCAAATTTCTAGAGGTGGTTGGATAGGTGACTATATGGATCCTATGACTATTCTAGACTTATGGTTAGAAGGTGGAGCATTTAACGATGCTGGATATGCTAACCCTGAATATGATAAGTTAATATTAGAAGCTAAGGGAACAGCTGATCAAGATATTCGTTTCAATAACATGAGAGAAGCTGAAAAGATGTTAATGGAAGATATGGCAGTAATTCCAATATACTTCTATACACAACCATATGCAGTTAAATCTAATATAGAAGGAATTTACAAACTTCCAATCTATTATCCAACAATAACTTATGCAGATATTAAGTAA
- a CDS encoding endospore germination permease, with translation MRKEKISTTQAYMLIINFILGTSLALTNYSVALQDTWISVSLAIFYATIMVIIYGSIVNRFPDMDLFQIFEAVFGKVAGKIISFLYTFYFLHLGALCVRNITEYIQVVSFPETPQYFTGLFIGLLAIYILKCGLEVIARTNKFLSPILLFITILTFVMAIPKADIRNFLPILYNGWKPVLKASFSPFAFPFGETVVFMVLLNRVEGRKKPIRTYLIGIYLGGLILLNVIIRNILVLGFPNLEFSNFPSYYAVTLIDIGNFIKGIELIVSINITVAGFIKVAISLLGACIGICRILNISDYKWVSVPMGLLMLSLSFILFDNTMHMVEWIDIYKYYALPFHIIIPLLIFVVGMFKHKSQNSTFFGD, from the coding sequence ATGAGAAAAGAAAAAATATCTACAACACAAGCATACATGTTAATTATTAATTTTATATTAGGTACCTCTCTAGCTTTAACCAATTATTCTGTAGCTTTACAAGACACTTGGATTTCAGTTTCGCTGGCAATTTTTTATGCTACTATTATGGTCATTATATATGGTAGCATTGTTAATAGATTCCCCGATATGGACCTATTTCAAATATTTGAAGCTGTTTTTGGAAAAGTTGCAGGTAAAATCATTAGCTTTTTGTATACCTTTTATTTTCTACATTTAGGTGCACTTTGTGTTAGAAACATAACTGAATATATACAGGTAGTATCATTTCCTGAAACCCCACAATATTTTACTGGACTTTTCATTGGCTTATTGGCAATATATATCCTAAAGTGTGGGTTAGAAGTCATAGCTAGAACAAATAAATTTTTATCTCCTATTCTATTATTTATAACGATATTAACTTTTGTGATGGCTATACCTAAAGCAGATATAAGAAACTTTCTTCCAATATTATATAATGGTTGGAAGCCTGTCTTAAAAGCTTCTTTTTCACCCTTTGCTTTTCCATTTGGAGAAACAGTGGTATTTATGGTTCTATTGAACAGAGTTGAGGGTAGAAAAAAACCAATCAGAACATATCTAATAGGTATATATTTAGGAGGTCTAATACTGTTAAACGTTATTATAAGAAATATCCTAGTATTGGGCTTTCCTAATTTAGAATTCAGCAATTTCCCATCATATTATGCCGTTACTCTAATAGATATTGGTAACTTTATTAAAGGTATTGAGCTTATTGTATCAATTAATATAACAGTGGCTGGATTTATCAAAGTTGCTATTTCTCTCTTAGGGGCATGTATTGGTATATGTAGAATTTTAAACATATCAGATTATAAATGGGTATCTGTACCTATGGGATTATTGATGCTGTCCCTATCCTTTATCTTATTTGATAACACCATGCATATGGTAGAATGGATAGACATATATAAGTACTACGCTTTACCTTTTCATATTATAATTCCTCTGTTGATTTTTGTTGTAGGAATGTTTAAGCATAAATCTCAAAATTCGACATTTTTTGGTGACTAA
- a CDS encoding Ger(x)C family spore germination protein, which produces MNKYILFILIFIISLTLCGCWNYNELDNFYIVAGIAIDKNIETNLYDIAVEVVNMKETDIEPNIKSEIIQSSGNAVFDAVRDMINVSSKKLYWSHATAIIIGETVARDSILPVLDWVARDQEPRLSMDLIISKEKSAKEVLVSQSLTTDIRTFEIDIMTNENNAYINSPVIEIYEVINALALPKTHLVLPTIETTINNDQLTNKLSGGAVFKKDKLIGYINETDAFNYLLFRNEISKGLFNVFTENQEQEEVITLEIHNTNTRITPIYSEDQIKFDVIVNTEVTIGELGSKRDYISEPGRYELKKLAEKSLESDMERTFTKIKEEFGLDIFGFGNIIRQRNPKLWKSIEDQWDEIFADLELNIKCNIHIRNSGHFSKPIEVNN; this is translated from the coding sequence ATGAATAAATATATACTGTTTATATTAATTTTTATCATTTCCTTAACTCTATGTGGCTGCTGGAATTATAATGAACTGGATAATTTCTACATCGTAGCAGGCATTGCAATTGATAAAAATATAGAAACAAATCTATATGATATAGCCGTAGAAGTTGTAAATATGAAGGAAACTGATATTGAACCGAATATCAAGTCAGAAATAATACAATCATCAGGGAATGCAGTTTTTGATGCAGTAAGGGATATGATTAATGTTTCATCAAAAAAACTTTATTGGAGTCATGCAACAGCAATTATAATTGGGGAAACTGTGGCTAGAGATAGCATCCTGCCTGTTTTAGACTGGGTAGCAAGAGATCAAGAGCCGCGTCTTTCAATGGATTTAATAATTTCTAAGGAGAAATCTGCGAAGGAAGTTCTAGTATCCCAGAGTCTCACTACAGACATTCGAACATTTGAAATTGATATTATGACTAATGAAAATAATGCGTATATTAACTCACCTGTAATAGAAATATATGAAGTCATTAATGCTCTTGCACTGCCTAAGACTCATCTTGTATTGCCTACTATTGAAACAACAATAAACAACGATCAATTGACAAATAAATTATCTGGTGGAGCTGTCTTTAAAAAAGATAAGCTGATTGGATATATTAACGAAACTGATGCATTCAACTATTTACTCTTTAGAAATGAAATAAGTAAGGGTTTATTTAATGTCTTCACTGAAAACCAGGAACAAGAAGAAGTTATTACCCTTGAAATCCACAATACTAATACCAGGATTACCCCTATTTACTCTGAAGATCAAATCAAATTTGATGTCATAGTAAATACAGAGGTCACCATTGGAGAGTTGGGTTCAAAAAGAGACTATATATCAGAACCTGGTAGGTATGAGCTTAAAAAATTAGCAGAGAAATCATTGGAATCAGACATGGAAAGAACCTTTACAAAAATAAAGGAAGAGTTTGGTCTGGACATATTTGGCTTTGGAAACATTATAAGACAAAGAAATCCAAAGCTATGGAAAAGTATTGAAGATCAATGGGATGAAATCTTTGCAGATTTAGAGTTAAATATCAAGTGCAATATACACATTAGAAACAGCGGACACTTTTCAAAACCAATAGAGGTGAATAATTAA
- a CDS encoding spore germination protein: MKDLNNSILYSSIEENIKLIKNIFNNDDTLQLRRFENTYNGMKCCIFFIVGMVDTSSINENILRPILSTKILLDDIDHISYLASQVLLSDTVTVSSNLDDVVNGILIGDTVLFVENHPRAIVINTKGWEKRNIEEPPTEKILRGPREGFTESLTTNLTLIRRKIQSKDLKFKFLTVGSRTNTKVCICYIEGLAKDEIINTVTEKIRNISIDGIYDIKYIQEFIDENPFSIFETTSNTEKPDIAAGKLLEGRIVILVNGSPIVATLPSLFIEHMMAGDDYYLNYFFASIGRMIRIWGFILTISVPALYLSLISFHQEIVPTPLLLSIYTARKGVPFPTFFELCILLAVFEVLREAGARVPDPIGQSISIVGALVLGSAAVEARFVSAPMIIIVGITAITSLLISPITSVVIILRAYLLLLSALLGIYGYILGMISIVIHLFSLRSYGIPYMDNLTSIKMQSLKDTFIRAPLWYMRYRPKFMSKDSKRENLGGKGDE, translated from the coding sequence ATGAAAGATTTAAATAACTCTATCTTATATAGTTCTATAGAAGAAAATATTAAATTAATTAAAAATATATTTAATAATGATGATACCTTACAGCTTCGCAGATTTGAAAACACATATAATGGCATGAAGTGCTGTATTTTTTTTATTGTCGGGATGGTAGATACTAGTTCAATAAACGAAAATATTCTAAGACCTATACTATCAACTAAAATTTTGTTAGACGATATAGACCATATCTCATATCTGGCTTCTCAAGTTTTACTATCGGATACTGTCACAGTATCTAGTAATTTAGATGATGTTGTAAATGGAATATTAATTGGTGATACTGTACTATTTGTCGAAAATCACCCCAGAGCAATAGTAATCAATACAAAAGGATGGGAAAAAAGAAACATCGAAGAACCTCCTACAGAAAAAATACTTCGGGGCCCTAGGGAAGGCTTTACTGAATCCTTAACTACAAATTTAACATTAATAAGAAGAAAAATACAATCAAAGGACTTAAAATTTAAATTCCTTACAGTAGGATCAAGAACAAATACAAAGGTATGTATTTGCTATATAGAAGGCTTGGCAAAGGATGAAATTATAAATACTGTTACAGAAAAAATTAGAAATATATCCATTGATGGTATATATGATATCAAATATATTCAAGAATTTATTGATGAAAATCCTTTTTCCATCTTTGAAACCACATCCAATACAGAAAAACCTGATATTGCTGCTGGCAAATTACTTGAGGGAAGAATAGTTATTTTGGTAAATGGAAGTCCAATAGTTGCAACTTTACCCTCATTATTCATTGAACATATGATGGCAGGTGACGATTACTATCTTAACTATTTTTTTGCAAGCATAGGAAGAATGATTAGAATATGGGGGTTCATCTTAACCATAAGTGTACCTGCATTATATCTATCACTAATCTCCTTTCATCAAGAAATAGTCCCTACGCCCTTGCTCTTAAGTATATATACTGCCAGAAAAGGTGTTCCCTTCCCTACCTTTTTCGAACTCTGTATACTTTTAGCTGTATTTGAAGTTTTACGAGAAGCTGGGGCGAGAGTTCCAGATCCTATTGGACAATCAATTAGCATAGTTGGAGCATTGGTTTTAGGATCAGCTGCAGTTGAAGCACGATTTGTATCTGCACCAATGATTATAATAGTAGGTATTACTGCCATTACTAGTCTATTAATTTCTCCTATTACTAGTGTTGTAATAATTCTCAGAGCATATTTGCTACTGCTATCTGCTTTGTTAGGTATTTATGGATATATCCTTGGAATGATATCAATTGTAATACACCTGTTTTCATTAAGATCATACGGTATACCTTATATGGACAATTTAACAAGTATCAAAATGCAATCGCTAAAAGATACATTTATCAGAGCTCCTCTATGGTATATGCGATATAGACCTAAATTTATGAGCAAAGATTCAAAACGAGAAAATTTGGGAGGAAAAGGTGATGAATAA